GAGATACCGTAACGGTGGCGTGTGATGTGGTGATCTGCTGTATCGGCCAGAAAGGGGATTGGCATGAGTTATTTAAAGGTACGAACGTAGAGTTCAATCCCAACGGGACGATCAAAGCCGATCCGGTGACCTACCAGACCACCGAGCCGGATATCTTTGTGGGCGGTGATGCCTTTACTGGTCCGAAGTTTGTGATTGATGCGATTGCGGCCGGCCGGGAAGGGGCCATCTCCCTGCACCGCTTTGTGCAGCCGAATACCAGTTTGACCATTGGCCGTAACCGCCGGGAATTCATCGCCTTGGACAAGAAGAACGTCATGCTTGACCTGGGGAGCTTCGACAATACCCCCCGGCAGCGTATTGGTTATAACGAAGCCTTGGCGAAGACATTCCGGGATAACCGGATCCCCTTTACCGAAGAGCAGGTGAGAAAGGAGACGGCCCGTTGCCTTGACTGCGGGGTGTCGGTGGTTGATCCGAACAAGTGTATCGGGTGTGGGGTTTGCACCACCCAGTGTGCCTTCGATGCGATTCACCTCCATCGTGAGCGGCCGGAATGCAGCACCATGGTGCGTTCTGAAGACAAGCTGAAAGCGATTCTACCCTACATGCTCAAGCGGGCGTGGAAGATCAAATTCGGGCGCAAGAAAGGAAAGTAGCATGCACGAGCTGGGGATCGTTTTTCACATCATTAAGACCGTAGAGCGGGTCGGTACGGAGAACAAGCTGACGATGGTTTCCACGGTCACCCTGGAACTGGGCGAGGTTTCCGGGGTGGTACCGGAAGAACTTACCGCCTGCTGGGCCTGGGCGGTCAAGAAGACGGAACTGATGAAAGAGGCCAGGCTCGCCATTGAAACAATCCCGGCGTTGACCTTCTGTGAAAGCTGCCAGGAGACTTACCAAACGGTCCGGTACGGACGGATCTGCCCCTTCTGCGGTAGTGAACAAACCTATCTGGTGCAAGGGAATGAGATCAACCTGAAGACGATTGAAGCCTGTTAAAGAATGACGCGCAAGGCTATTTGCGGGAGGAACTACCGATGGAAAAAGTTCGGATTATCGAGATTAAGGAGAGTGTTTTTGCGGATAACGACCGGGAAGCCGCCCGTCTCCGCGCTAAACTGAAGCGGGAGAAGACTTTCCTGCTAAACCTGATGTCATCCCCGGGCAGCGGCAAAACGACCCTGCTGTTGCGGACTATCGAAGCGCTCAAAGAGAAACTGCGGATCGGTGTATTGGAAGCCGATATCGATTCGGCGGTGGATGCGGAAATGGTCGTCACCACCGGGGTAAAGACCATTCAGATCCATACCGGCGGGATGTGCCACTTGGACGCGGGCATGACCGAGCGGGGCTTGCAGGAACTGGGTACTGCTGATCTGGATCTGGTTATCCTGGAGAATGTGGGGAACTTGGTCTGCCCGGCTGAGTTTGATACCGGCGCGGTGAAGAACGCGATGATCCTTTCGGTACCGGAAGGGCACGACAAGCCGCTCAAGTATCCGCTGATCTTCACCGTTTGCGATGTATTGATCATTAATAAAATTGATGTGTTGCCCTATTTTGATTTTGACTTGGACAAGGTGAAGGAG
Above is a window of Capillibacterium thermochitinicola DNA encoding:
- a CDS encoding hydrogenase maturation nickel metallochaperone HypA — protein: MHELGIVFHIIKTVERVGTENKLTMVSTVTLELGEVSGVVPEELTACWAWAVKKTELMKEARLAIETIPALTFCESCQETYQTVRYGRICPFCGSEQTYLVQGNEINLKTIEAC
- the hypB gene encoding hydrogenase nickel incorporation protein HypB; the encoded protein is MEKVRIIEIKESVFADNDREAARLRAKLKREKTFLLNLMSSPGSGKTTLLLRTIEALKEKLRIGVLEADIDSAVDAEMVVTTGVKTIQIHTGGMCHLDAGMTERGLQELGTADLDLVILENVGNLVCPAEFDTGAVKNAMILSVPEGHDKPLKYPLIFTVCDVLIINKIDVLPYFDFDLDKVKEYALRRNPNLKIFPLSAKTGEGMEAWLAWLQQQVEEWIATT